The Christiangramia salexigens genome includes the window ATGATGATAATCCAGAGCCAACCCCACCGAGAGACAGAGGGGAGCAGGCAATTGCCGATGACCAGGCTTTAATAGATTACCTATCTACACATTTCTATAATTACGAGGAGTTCGAGAACCCTTCAGAAAATTTTGACTATGTAGTTAGATTCGATACCATCGCAGGTGATAATTCTGATAAAACTCCGATTATAGATTCAGATAAACTTCTAACCAAGACCGTTAACTATCAGGGCGTAGATCAGTTATTATACGTTTTAAAAGTAAGAGAAGGGGAAGGGCCTAAACCGGCTGCCACAGATTCTACTTTGGTAGGTTATAAGGGAGAACTGTTAAACAGCAGTGTATTTGATAGTAATCTTAAATCTCCCTTATGGTTCAATTTATCCGGTTATCAGGTTAGAGGAAGTAATGGTGGCGCCACCCGGGTTGGTAATGTGATCGAAGGATTTGGAAAAGGCCTTAGTGAGTTTCGTGCGTCTACAGGATTTACTCTGAATTCCGATAATAGTGTAGAATGGAATAACGACTATGGGATAGGAGCCTTGTTTATTCCATCTGGATTGGGATATTTTTCTTCACCAAGACCATCTATTCCGGCTTACTCTCCATTGATTTTTACATTTAAGCTTTACAGAGTTAATGAGGCCGATCATGACGGCGACGGCATACCTTCTTATATGGAGGATCTTGATGGTGATGGAGATGTCTTCAACGATGATTCTGATGAAGATGGCTTAAGTAATCATTCCGATGCCGATGATGACGGGGATGGAACTCCAACACGAAAGGAGATTATTATTAACGAGGATGGAAGCATTGAGTTTCCCGATTCTAATAATAATGGAATTCCGGATTATTTAGATCCTGATACATTTCAATAAAAGAAATTTAAATACGAAAAAAGCCCCGGATTTCCGGGGCTTTTTTTATGATTCAACTTTATAGTCCTTCAGTTTAGAACGAATAAGATGCACTAAGTATCCATTGTGAGGGTCTGGAATCTATGCTGAAATTATCTGAAGCAGATTCGCTAAAGGCTGTATTTTCTGTGAAAGCACCTTCATACCTTACATCAAATCCAAGACGGCCTAATTCTAATCCACCTCCTAATTGATATCCCATTGTAATATCCTTTTCAACTTCTCCAATCTGCATATTGGTGTTTTCAAGTTTATTGCTCAATATATATTGAAATGATGGTCCAGCTTTAATATTTAGTGGTCCAAGTACATTTACTCCAACCAGAACAGGAGCATCTATTTTATCCAATTTATAGTTGAAGTTGGAGTATTTCGTATTTAATTCAGTATACATTAACTCCGGACGGATAAAAATTCCTAACATTTCGAATTGAGCAAATACTCCGGCGTGAAATCCGGTTTTATTTTCTCCGTCTTCAAAGGAAGACGTAAAATCTTCTGCACCTTCCTGTGGTGATTCATATTCTCCGGTGGCTCCGTAATTTAATCCACCTTTAATTCCGAATTTGGCTTCCTGTGCACTGGCAGTAAATGCAGTGGCAAGTAAACCAATAATAAGTAGCTTTTTCATATGTTTCATTTAATTTGAGGTTGGTATAACGCAGGAAATGTGCCAAATATTCTGCTATAAAAAAGTAAACCTCTCAGGTTCTGTTCCTGAGAGGTTTATAGAAAATATATTTTATTTCTTTATTTTCTTTTCACAACTTTTTCTGAAGCTTTAACTATGGCTGCAGCATTCAGTCCGTATTTTTCCATAAGCTGCTCTGGAGTTCCGCTTTCACCAAAAGTATCTTTAGTAGCAACGAATTCTTGAGGAGCAGGATTGTTTTCAGCAAGGGTCCTTGCAACGCTTTCGCCAAGTCCGCCTAAGAAATTGTGTTCTTCGGCAGTGACCACACAGCCTGTTTTCTTAACAGATCTAATGATTGCTTCCTCATCCAGTGGTTTAATAGTGTGGATATTCAACACATCAGCACTGATTCCCTTTTCATTTAATTCTACCGCAGCCTGGATCGCCTCCCAAACCAAGTGGCCGGTTGCAATGATGGTAACATCATTACCTTCATAAAGCTGTACTGCTTTTCCAATCTCGAACTTCTGATCTTCTGGAGTAAAATTGGCAACTTTTGGTCTTCCGAATCTAAGATACACTGGTCCATCGTGTTCAGCGATTGCCAGGGTGGCTGCTTTGGTTTGATTAAAGTCACAGGTATTGATGACTGTCATTCCCGGTAACATCTTCATTAGGCCAAGATCTTCAAGGATTTGATGCGTCGCACCGTCTTCACCAAGAGTAACTCCGGCATGACTTGCACAAATTTTCACATTTTTACCTGAGTAAGCTACACTTTGACGTATCTGGTCATAAACCCTACCAGTAGAGAAATTTGCGAAAGTTCCGGTGAAT containing:
- a CDS encoding FKBP-type peptidyl-prolyl cis-trans isomerase, whose translation is MRLNKLMMICLLAFIVFSCNKDDDNPEPTPPRDRGEQAIADDQALIDYLSTHFYNYEEFENPSENFDYVVRFDTIAGDNSDKTPIIDSDKLLTKTVNYQGVDQLLYVLKVREGEGPKPAATDSTLVGYKGELLNSSVFDSNLKSPLWFNLSGYQVRGSNGGATRVGNVIEGFGKGLSEFRASTGFTLNSDNSVEWNNDYGIGALFIPSGLGYFSSPRPSIPAYSPLIFTFKLYRVNEADHDGDGIPSYMEDLDGDGDVFNDDSDEDGLSNHSDADDDGDGTPTRKEIIINEDGSIEFPDSNNNGIPDYLDPDTFQ
- a CDS encoding outer membrane beta-barrel protein, with translation MKKLLIIGLLATAFTASAQEAKFGIKGGLNYGATGEYESPQEGAEDFTSSFEDGENKTGFHAGVFAQFEMLGIFIRPELMYTELNTKYSNFNYKLDKIDAPVLVGVNVLGPLNIKAGPSFQYILSNKLENTNMQIGEVEKDITMGYQLGGGLELGRLGFDVRYEGAFTENTAFSESASDNFSIDSRPSQWILSASYSF
- a CDS encoding transketolase family protein, producing MKEYKNSGNKDTRSGFGAGLTELGKTNENVVALCADLTGSLKMDEFKANHPERFFQVGIAEANMIGMAAGMTIGGKIPFTGTFANFSTGRVYDQIRQSVAYSGKNVKICASHAGVTLGEDGATHQILEDLGLMKMLPGMTVINTCDFNQTKAATLAIAEHDGPVYLRFGRPKVANFTPEDQKFEIGKAVQLYEGNDVTIIATGHLVWEAIQAAVELNEKGISADVLNIHTIKPLDEEAIIRSVKKTGCVVTAEEHNFLGGLGESVARTLAENNPAPQEFVATKDTFGESGTPEQLMEKYGLNAAAIVKASEKVVKRK